A segment of the Ochotona princeps isolate mOchPri1 chromosome 16, mOchPri1.hap1, whole genome shotgun sequence genome:
TGATATCCTAACAAAAAAGTTTACATGTTTTATTGATCATACGCTTGTCCTTCTGCAACAATTGATCAAAAGAACAAGTTATTACAAATTAACAAGAGACTTGTTAAATACACAAAGTGAAATTTTATCAGCAGTGCACCTGTTACTGGGATGAACTGTGAGTGACTTCTAGATGGTGCGCCTTAAGGGGGGAAGGACAGCTCAGGTGGCTTGTTGTACAGAACACATGCAGATGTTGGGCGTCTGACCGCCGCTGTACGCCCTTTGAAGTCAGCTGTTTCCAGGGTCGTGTGTGCCCAGTTGATGCTGGTTCCAGAATCAGATTCCCTGGTGCCACTTGCCATCCAAGTGCCTTCCGTAGGCCAGTCGCTTCAGCTGCAGTCGAGGTTTCCTCATTAGGTGTTTCCTAGCAGTGTCTGACTCGCAGTTTGTGTGGAACAGAAATGGTATGGAGATTGTCTTCCTTGATTTGTGCTTGTGCAAAGGTCCATGGGAAGGTCCTACTCTCTTGATTTCCTTGGCAGGCCTTGCAGTTGTCCACCTCAGACCACCGTACCATACAGCCCTTGTCACAGGGCTCTTTGCAACATTTTCTAAATCCTTGAAGCATTAGATGTAGTATGCCTGAATCCTTTGGGTTCCAACTCATTCTCACAAAAACGTGGCTGACAAGTTTGGTTTTTCACAATGCAGTTGGTGCCGTCATTCTTTGCAGGAATAGTTTTATAAAGATCTCAGTGCgactgggggctggtgctgtgggaggGCAGATTAATCTGCCAGCTGTGACACCATACAATATcagagctctgcttccagttcagctccctgctaaggtgcctaagAAGGCAGCGGGTAATCCAAGCACCGGGGCCCTTGccctccacgtgggagacccaggtggagttccaggctcctggctttagctagGCCTGCCCTACCATTgcatcttctctccttctctgtctgccacttggcctttcaaataaataaaaaaactgttGAAGTAAaaagtttttaactttttaaattaaaaagcttcACCCGGACCTTAGAAATGGTCTTGAGTGATTCTTTATTATGTATCATTGACAAAGGAAGAGGCCGAGAAACatctcttctgtctgttggttcctgcctcccagatgGTCACGGTGGaacagggctggactaggccaagagccacaaactccatccaggatccaagttcaagcacttgggacatagTTTGCTTTCAGAGGTGTTTTAGCAGGTCTGACCACTGCAGGAGACTGgcagttttctgtttctctggcaTCTGTGTACATATTAACTCTGGATTTGCACTCACATGCAGTGGCTTGTGCAGTGATGTGGTGGTTCGTGTAGCTTGTGCAGTCTGCCATGTGGTGATGGTGAGCTGAAGTCAGAGTTCTTTGTTCCCTTCAGCCCCACCATGGTGCTTTTACCAGATCTCTGTGAGGTGGGCAAGGCAgggattgtcttttttttttttttaaagatttatttattttccttacaaagtcagatatacagagaggaaggtcttccgtccaatgattcactccccaagtgagccacaatagccggtgctgtgccgatccaatgccaggaaccaggaacctcttccgggtctcccacatgggtgcagggtcccaatgtgttgggccgtcctctactgctttcccaggccacaagcagggagctggatgggaagtggagctgccgggattagaaccggcgcccatatgggatcccgtggcgttcaaggcgaggactttagccgctaggccacaccgccgggcctggGATTGTCTTAATCTTTTCAGTTTAAGCAGTGTGAGATAAATCCTGAATTAGAGTCAAACCTGGGTTATTTGCTTCATGCTGTCTGAAAAAGCTTCAGCCGCTCAGGGTTGCAGCATTTGGCCAGCTTGTCCTGAAGGACATTCATATAGAAGCTATTAACCATTCTTAATGGCAAGGCTCAGTATGAGGATGTTAGGGAGGGCAGTGTTCTTTAAGAACATACAATTTTGTTTGTTCTGTGACAATTCAGTGCTGCCTTCACCGGGTAATGAATGTGTCTGAGATCCCAGAACCCCTTGGTCTTCCATCTGAGTCCCAGTAGTTCAATGTGTGTGAGCTTGGGGACAGCCAGGCATCCATCCTTTCCAACAAGCCAGGGTATCTGCTCTCTTGTGACTGGTTATGCTGTCCTGCCCAGAACTCAAGCATGTGCTGAATATTTTTCAGGTGTGTGAAGTCTATAAGCTTCACAGGGAGACGTTTTACTTGGCGCAGGACTTCTTTGATCGGTACATGGCCACTCAAGAAAATATTGTAAAAACACTTCTACAGCTTATTGGGATTTCATCGTTATTTATTGCTGCCAAACTTGAGGTAAATaactttttgcattttttccataATGACGTGTTTCTTGAGCATCGCAAAGATTTGGGGAAGAGATGGACTAGGCTATAATACATAACCAAAATGTATCTAATTAAGACATGCACAAAATCCTGGAAACCAGCTGAGAAGAAAGAGGTATAGTAAGCATATAGAATACATAGGTTGCTGTCATTACATTAagcataactattttttaaaaacaatctttgAACTAACAGAGGCCAATTTTGCGGGACGGGGGGTTGGTCAGCCATCTGGCCCAGCAGTCCAGCTGCTGGTtgaggcacctgcatcccacactggagtgcctggatttgctACCAGGTTCCACTTCTTGACTCCAGGGGTCCGCTGCCCCGAACTCCAGGAGGCAAGTGGGCAGGACCCACAGAGCAGTCCTGGGCAGGGTTCCTGGGACCCAGTTTTGGGGACTGGACAAGCAACGAAGaacatttcctgtttctttgccactaaaataaaatgtacatagATAGTGTGATTATATCCGAGTATATGGCCCAACTTTCAGCCATGTAGTTCAAGGTACTGAAACGGCGGGGGTGTCAGCACCACCAGTACCGCATACAAGCAGCTTCTCTGGAGAGAGCTTTCACGGGAACCGCATTTTGTAGCACTGGAGTGACTCCCAGCTTAATCCCACAGTGAACCCTCTCTTCCAGCACCAGGGAACAATTCTGGATGTCCATTGGAAGTGGAAACCCCTTTAgagatttggtttttgttttttgctaatgGTGTCTTGCATTTATTCTCTTCCAGGAAATCTATCCTCCTAAATTGCACCAGTTTGCCTATGTTACAGACGGGGCTTGTTCAGGGGATGAAATTCTTACCATGGAATTAGTGATTATGAAGGTAGGTTACAAGTTAGGTTTCCTGTCAATGTTTAAAATGCATACAAAACGTCTTATGTGTGCAACTGTAGGCTTCATCCTCCCACTGAACACATTTGGGCATGAAACATGGCTGTATGTTGAACcctgtgtctcctttctctgttccttttagGCCCTCAAGTGGCACTTAACTCCTCTCACCATTGTATCCTGGCTGAATGTGTACATGCAGGTCGCGTATCTGAATGACGTGTATGAAGTGCTGCTCCCGCAGTACCCCCAGCAGATCTTCATACAGATTGCAGAGGTGAGCGGCCACCTGTGGCCAGAGCGGGGACCTCCCTGAAGCCACGTGTGTGGGCCAGCTGCCTCAGTGTCCTTCCCTTCCTTGCAGCTTTTGGACCTCTGTGTCCTGGATGTCGACTGCCTAGAATTTTCTTatggcatcctggctgcttctgccTTGTATCATTTCTCTTCATCCGAACTGATGCAGAAGGTTTCAGGTACGTTGATTTTCCAGTGGCTTCACAAGCAAGGTGTGCTAAACTGAGCAAAGCGTTGGCCTCGGCCTGAGCCCACACTTTGGTTTTCCCTGCAGGATATCAGTGGTGCGACATAGAGAAGTGTGTGAAGTGGATGGTTCCATTTGCCATGGTCATAAGAGAGACGGGAAGTTCCAAACTTAAGCACTTCAAGGGGGTCCATGCTGAAGACGCACACAACATCCAGACCCACATCAACAGCTTGGATTTGCTGGTCAGTGCCCTTCCTTGGTTTACTGCTGACTTTCATCGTCTCAGCAGCCTATGCGTGCTCCTTCAGGCAGGCTCCAGACGCCTGAGACAAACAGCTCGCTCAGCAGATGGCTGTGTTCTTTGCTCCTTCACTCTCTCACTCATTCACCTCTTAGAGAAAGCACTGAGTGACAGCAAGCCAGGTCCTTCCACTCTGACATGCCCTTTGCTTCTCGTCCACAGGACAAAGCCCAAGCAAAGAAAGCCATATTGTCCGAACAAAATAGGATTTCTCCTCTCCCCACTGGGGTCCTTACCCCGCCGCAGAGCGgcaagaagcagagcagcgagCAGGAGAGCGTGTGACCACACCAGCCTGCTCCACCAAAGAGTCGCATAGAGGTGCCTACTCCCAGTTCCCCTGTCTGCTGCATTTGCTTTTACAGATATGTAAGTGGAAGAGTGTACCTCTTCCACAACAGAAGTCCTTCTGTGGATGACATGGGACAgggagaagtgattttttttttttttttttttttttttttttggatgcttCGTTATTTCAATGAGTGGGTCAAGTACACCAGCCACCTCCGGAACACCAGTGAGTGCTCCAGATGCTGCTAAGGAGGGTGCTGCCTGGTTTGCCTGACTGTTCACACCGTGACAAAGGCTTCAAGCTGAGCAGCACCATTGTTGCTGTTGCTCTCCTCCTGGGTGTTCTGGGTACGTCGTGGTAAATGGAACAGGTGTTCATGAGCAAGCGTGGTGATGCCAGGCTTGCAGCCAGCCGGCCGGGGCTTGCACCTTTCACACTATCAGTTGACAGCGTACAATGCCTTTTATGAACTTGTTTTGTAAGTGCTGCTATGTCTATCCGTTTTTTAATAAAGATAATACTGTCTTTGAGACAGCTAGTTTTATGAGCTATGTTTGGTAACTTAAGTTAG
Coding sequences within it:
- the CCNE1 gene encoding G1/S-specific cyclin-E1 — its product is MPRERKERDAKERETMKDEGGTDFTLRTRKRKADVAVFLQDPDEEIAKLDRPVRGQCGSQLWDNNANPCPSIPTPDKEDDELVYANTTFDPHSLAPPRASPLPVLNWANREEVWKIMLNKEKKYSRDQHFLQRHPLLQPKMRAILLDWLMEVCEVYKLHRETFYLAQDFFDRYMATQENIVKTLLQLIGISSLFIAAKLEEIYPPKLHQFAYVTDGACSGDEILTMELVIMKALKWHLTPLTIVSWLNVYMQVAYLNDVYEVLLPQYPQQIFIQIAELLDLCVLDVDCLEFSYGILAASALYHFSSSELMQKVSGYQWCDIEKCVKWMVPFAMVIRETGSSKLKHFKGVHAEDAHNIQTHINSLDLLDKAQAKKAILSEQNRISPLPTGVLTPPQSGKKQSSEQESV